One genomic window of Verrucomicrobiia bacterium includes the following:
- a CDS encoding DUF1501 domain-containing protein has product MNPFIHNKLSRRDMLRRCSLGFGSLALSSLLADKAFASGSVIAPHYRPKAKNVILCYMSGGVSHVDSFDPKPELIKRHGQPMPVPVKPTMFNNNGNIMQSPWTAKARGQSGIMMTDLFPKIAELADDMAVIRSMTSKVNEHAQGNYYFHTGFPFMGHPSAGAWIAYGLGSENQNLPGFVVLQSGGAGAPHGGVGIYSNGYLPAQHQASFIRVDETPALANIKPKESDLLQRQRLSFIKGMDEQFARTSQETAVEAAIQNYETAYRMQTAVPELCDLSGETEETKRMYGLESKHAPTAAYGKQALVARRLIERGVRFVELSCLPQQIGAGQSANPWDQHGELQVGHGNMARQVDQPIAALVRDLKARGLLDETLVIFSGEFGRTPFSQGSDGRDHNPFGFSLWMAGGGVKGGTVYGATDDLGYYAVENKLELYDFYATVLHLLGMDHEKLTYRFGGRDFRLTDVHGHVIKAILA; this is encoded by the coding sequence ATGAATCCGTTTATACACAACAAACTTTCGCGGCGGGATATGTTGCGGCGTTGCTCGCTGGGCTTCGGCTCGCTCGCGCTGAGTTCATTGCTGGCGGACAAGGCGTTTGCGTCGGGCTCGGTGATCGCGCCGCATTATCGGCCGAAGGCGAAGAATGTCATCTTGTGTTACATGAGCGGCGGGGTGTCGCATGTGGATTCATTTGATCCGAAGCCGGAGTTGATCAAGCGCCATGGACAGCCGATGCCGGTGCCGGTGAAGCCGACGATGTTCAATAACAACGGGAACATCATGCAGAGCCCGTGGACGGCGAAGGCGCGCGGGCAGAGCGGCATCATGATGACGGACCTGTTCCCGAAGATCGCGGAACTGGCGGATGACATGGCGGTGATCCGCTCGATGACGAGCAAGGTGAACGAGCACGCGCAGGGGAATTATTATTTTCACACGGGGTTTCCCTTCATGGGACATCCGAGTGCGGGAGCGTGGATCGCGTATGGGCTCGGCAGTGAGAATCAGAATTTGCCGGGCTTCGTGGTGTTGCAGAGCGGGGGAGCGGGTGCGCCGCATGGGGGCGTGGGGATTTACAGCAACGGTTACTTGCCCGCGCAGCATCAGGCGAGTTTCATCCGCGTGGATGAAACACCCGCGCTGGCGAATATCAAACCGAAAGAGAGCGATCTGTTGCAGCGGCAGCGGTTGAGTTTTATCAAGGGAATGGATGAGCAGTTCGCGCGGACATCACAGGAGACGGCGGTGGAAGCGGCGATCCAGAATTATGAGACGGCGTATCGGATGCAGACGGCGGTGCCGGAGTTGTGCGATCTGAGCGGCGAGACGGAGGAAACGAAACGGATGTACGGCTTGGAGTCCAAGCACGCGCCGACGGCAGCTTACGGCAAGCAGGCGCTGGTGGCACGGCGATTGATCGAGCGCGGGGTGAGGTTTGTGGAGTTGAGTTGCCTGCCGCAACAGATCGGGGCGGGGCAATCGGCGAACCCTTGGGATCAGCACGGGGAATTACAAGTGGGGCACGGGAACATGGCGCGGCAGGTGGATCAGCCGATCGCGGCGCTGGTGCGGGACTTGAAGGCGCGAGGATTGCTGGATGAGACGTTGGTGATTTTTTCGGGTGAGTTCGGAAGGACGCCGTTTTCGCAGGGGAGCGATGGGCGGGATCATAATCCGTTCGGGTTCAGCTTGTGGATGGCGGGTGGCGGGGTGAAGGGCGGGACGGTGTATGGCGCGACGGATGATCTGGGGTATTACGCGGTGGAGAACAAGCTGGAGCTGTATGATTTTTACGCGACGGTGCTGCATCTGCTGGGCATGGATCATGAGAAGCTGACGTACCGGTTCGGCGGGAGGGATTTTAGGTTAACGGATGTGCATGGGCATGTGATCAAGGCGATTTTGGCTTAG
- a CDS encoding DUF2721 domain-containing protein, whose product MPAHNLVDIVPHLQVAIGPVILISGVGLLLLTMTNRLGRTIDRARILAKESSTTPSDKQAALHEQVTIIYRRAKLLRLAIGLAAGSALLAGLLIISLFIGALLETNIVLIIELLFAGSLLSLISSLVVFMFDINLSLQALRLELNSNKLLD is encoded by the coding sequence ATGCCAGCCCACAACCTAGTCGATATCGTCCCACACCTCCAGGTCGCCATCGGCCCGGTCATCCTCATCTCCGGCGTCGGCCTCCTCCTGCTCACCATGACGAACCGCCTCGGCCGCACCATCGACCGCGCCCGCATCTTGGCCAAGGAATCCTCCACGACACCCTCTGACAAACAAGCCGCCCTCCACGAGCAAGTCACCATCATCTATCGCCGGGCGAAACTCCTCCGCCTCGCCATCGGACTCGCCGCCGGTTCTGCTTTGCTCGCCGGACTGCTCATCATCAGCCTCTTCATCGGTGCGTTGTTGGAAACAAACATCGTCCTCATCATCGAACTCCTCTTTGCCGGCAGCCTCCTCTCCCTCATCAGCTCGCTCGTCGTCTTCATGTTCGATATCAACCTCTCCCTCCAAGCCCTCCGCCTCGAACTAAACAGCAACAAACTCCTCGACTAG
- a CDS encoding HRDC domain-containing protein, translating to MINNPEQLNRLVESLRPHEVIALDTEADSLHAYPAKVCLIQISLPGTDDLVDPLSKLDLAPLWNVLADKELLLHGSDYDLKMLCHCYQFRPARLFDTMLAARLSGMRQFGLGDLVRTIIGVELDKGPQKADWGQRPLTPRMEEYARNDTKYLFKLRQHFVDLLNSKGRLAWLEEWCAQMIKDYSQPFDSDPNTVWRVKGSNKLPRQGLAITRELYYWREKEATAANRPPYFILSHDTMNEIAFAAINGEPWEGFLSPKLHPRRRDGIRTAVSRGLAVPQNEWPDKPRHKFISATEEQKQKAAQYQEKRDKVAAELELDPTLIASRATLEALARDPEKTLPEMMKWQRDLLGL from the coding sequence TTGATAAACAACCCGGAACAATTGAATCGGCTGGTAGAATCGCTTCGCCCGCATGAAGTGATCGCGCTGGATACGGAGGCGGACAGCTTGCACGCGTATCCCGCGAAGGTCTGCCTCATCCAGATCAGCCTGCCGGGGACGGATGACTTGGTTGATCCGCTGAGCAAGCTGGACCTTGCGCCGCTATGGAATGTCTTGGCGGATAAGGAGTTGCTTTTGCATGGATCGGATTACGATCTGAAGATGCTGTGCCATTGCTACCAGTTCCGGCCAGCACGGTTGTTCGATACGATGCTCGCGGCGCGGCTTTCGGGAATGCGGCAATTTGGGCTCGGGGATTTGGTGCGGACAATCATCGGCGTGGAGCTGGATAAGGGGCCGCAGAAGGCGGATTGGGGGCAGCGCCCGCTTACGCCGCGCATGGAGGAATATGCGCGGAACGATACGAAGTATCTCTTCAAGCTCCGTCAACATTTCGTGGACCTGCTGAACAGCAAGGGACGTCTCGCGTGGCTGGAAGAATGGTGCGCGCAGATGATCAAGGATTACTCACAGCCGTTTGATTCCGATCCGAACACGGTGTGGCGGGTGAAGGGCTCGAACAAATTGCCGCGCCAAGGTCTGGCGATCACGCGCGAGCTGTATTACTGGCGAGAGAAGGAAGCGACGGCGGCTAATCGCCCGCCGTATTTCATCCTGAGCCACGATACGATGAACGAGATCGCGTTCGCGGCGATCAATGGGGAGCCGTGGGAAGGGTTTCTCTCGCCGAAGCTGCATCCGCGGAGGAGAGATGGAATCCGTACGGCGGTAAGCCGGGGACTCGCGGTGCCGCAGAATGAGTGGCCGGATAAGCCGCGTCATAAGTTCATTTCCGCGACGGAGGAGCAGAAGCAGAAGGCGGCGCAGTATCAGGAGAAGCGCGATAAGGTAGCGGCGGAACTGGAGCTGGACCCGACGTTGATCGCGAGTCGCGCGACATTGGAGGCGCTGGCGCGTGATCCGGAGAAGACGTTGCCGGAGATGATGAAGTGGCAGCGGGATTTGTTAGGGCTGTAG
- a CDS encoding right-handed parallel beta-helix repeat-containing protein: MMMRMCLRSLFATLVLGAVTTVSAADFYVSPQGNDAWTGKLPAPNATKTDGPLATLVKARDVVRAELKGGGAGQAQTVHVRGGLYEFKDTLKLSKEDFGTTNAPVIYRAYQQEQPIFVGGSAITNFTVHKGAILKADVGAQGFKNVYFRQLIFDGKRQHLARYPNYDASNPYGGGWAYADGKYIPMYQDVPNESKRTFQFKTTDARTWAKPEEGEVFVFPRYNWWNNIVRIASIDRAARQVTLTADASYAIRPSDRYYFQNLFEELDAPGEWYLDRQTWTLYFWPPSSLEGKTVVAPRLRTILDIADGASNVMFEGITFECAEGTAISLRNTTNCVIAKSIVRNVGDYNGSGIGVSGGYRNGVVGCDISEIGSTGVFLSGGDRKKLTSAENYAENNYIHHVGVFYKQGVGIGLYGVGNRASHNLIHDGPRMGIMFSGNNLVLEYNEIRHVNLETEDTGAVYTGGRDWISSRGTVIRYNYFHDILGYGQENGVWKSPHFAWGVYLDDNTGGVDVIGNIVARCSRAGLHLHNGRDNRIENNVFIDNGLYQAEYSGWVSTSRFWKDHLPTMITGYESVMNEPAWKNMRNMNLHPTNAVLADGKIQTGNLFARNIVSYTNAAAKLYRMGSVPYSHNAYDYNVFWHHGLPLLTGERGNGKEIGGNLVVNGDFEEGADGQSPRNWKWQVQPPRAKATWTTAEHANGKAALRIDSAPPVKDSSGRGLFLNYVSADMATVHPGKSYHLKAKFKADKPDTKVSLMLQSYVDKIYFWASSPNDVKVGTEWQEASFSFRTPASGERGYNAAMKAFKIRIDVRQDSGTVFVDDVSLVEVETMDEWQSWLALGMDKNSKVADPLFVDATKDDYRLKPESPAFKLGFKPIPVEKIGPYQSPQRVTWPIKEAEGAREKPLVSN, encoded by the coding sequence ATGATGATGCGTATGTGTTTACGGAGTCTTTTTGCCACTTTGGTTTTAGGTGCTGTGACGACGGTAAGCGCGGCGGATTTCTATGTCAGCCCGCAAGGTAATGATGCGTGGACGGGTAAGTTACCTGCGCCGAATGCGACGAAAACGGATGGGCCACTGGCGACGTTAGTGAAGGCGCGCGATGTGGTGCGAGCGGAGTTGAAGGGCGGCGGAGCGGGCCAAGCGCAGACGGTGCATGTGCGCGGCGGGCTTTATGAATTCAAGGACACGCTGAAACTGAGCAAGGAAGATTTCGGCACGACGAATGCCCCGGTCATTTATCGCGCGTATCAGCAGGAGCAGCCGATCTTCGTGGGCGGTTCGGCCATCACCAACTTCACAGTACATAAGGGCGCGATCTTGAAAGCGGATGTCGGGGCGCAAGGTTTCAAGAATGTTTACTTCCGGCAATTGATCTTCGACGGCAAACGCCAGCATCTGGCGCGGTATCCGAACTACGACGCGAGCAATCCCTACGGTGGCGGCTGGGCGTATGCGGATGGCAAATACATCCCGATGTATCAGGATGTGCCGAACGAGAGCAAACGCACCTTCCAATTCAAAACGACGGATGCGCGCACGTGGGCGAAGCCGGAGGAAGGCGAGGTGTTCGTTTTTCCGCGTTACAACTGGTGGAACAACATCGTGCGCATCGCATCAATCGACAGGGCGGCGCGACAGGTCACGCTGACGGCGGATGCGTCGTATGCTATCCGGCCATCGGATCGTTATTACTTCCAGAATCTGTTCGAGGAATTGGATGCACCGGGCGAGTGGTATCTGGATCGCCAAACCTGGACGTTGTATTTCTGGCCGCCTTCATCATTGGAAGGGAAGACAGTGGTCGCGCCGCGTTTGCGCACGATTCTCGATATCGCAGATGGGGCATCCAATGTGATGTTCGAGGGAATCACGTTTGAATGCGCGGAAGGCACGGCGATCTCGTTGCGCAACACGACGAATTGTGTGATCGCGAAGAGCATCGTGCGCAATGTGGGGGACTATAATGGTTCCGGTATCGGAGTGAGCGGTGGTTATCGGAATGGCGTGGTGGGCTGCGATATTTCGGAGATCGGCAGCACGGGTGTCTTCCTCTCAGGCGGTGATCGCAAGAAGCTGACTTCGGCGGAGAATTACGCGGAGAACAATTACATCCATCATGTGGGCGTGTTCTACAAGCAGGGCGTGGGTATCGGCTTGTATGGCGTGGGGAATCGTGCATCGCACAATCTCATACATGACGGGCCGCGCATGGGCATCATGTTCAGCGGAAACAATCTCGTGCTGGAATATAACGAGATCCGTCATGTGAACCTGGAGACAGAGGATACGGGCGCGGTTTACACGGGTGGCCGCGATTGGATCTCCTCGCGCGGCACGGTGATCCGTTATAATTACTTCCACGACATCCTCGGTTACGGTCAGGAAAATGGCGTGTGGAAATCGCCGCACTTTGCGTGGGGCGTTTATCTGGATGACAATACGGGCGGCGTCGATGTGATCGGCAATATCGTGGCACGGTGTTCGCGGGCTGGATTGCATCTGCACAATGGTCGCGATAACCGGATTGAGAACAATGTATTCATCGACAACGGGCTGTATCAGGCGGAATACAGCGGATGGGTTTCCACGTCGCGGTTCTGGAAAGATCACCTGCCTACGATGATCACGGGTTACGAATCTGTGATGAATGAACCGGCGTGGAAGAATATGCGGAACATGAATCTGCATCCTACGAACGCGGTGCTGGCGGATGGGAAGATACAGACGGGCAATCTCTTCGCGCGGAACATTGTTTCTTATACGAATGCGGCGGCGAAGCTGTATCGCATGGGCAGTGTGCCTTACTCGCACAATGCGTATGATTACAATGTGTTCTGGCATCACGGTCTGCCGTTGCTCACGGGCGAGCGCGGCAATGGCAAGGAGATCGGCGGCAACCTTGTGGTGAATGGTGATTTCGAAGAAGGCGCGGATGGCCAATCACCCAGGAACTGGAAGTGGCAGGTGCAGCCACCGCGTGCCAAGGCCACTTGGACCACCGCCGAGCACGCGAATGGCAAGGCGGCCTTGCGCATCGATTCCGCTCCGCCGGTGAAGGATTCCAGTGGTCGCGGTTTGTTCTTGAACTACGTGAGTGCCGACATGGCCACGGTGCATCCCGGCAAGAGCTACCATCTCAAAGCGAAGTTCAAAGCCGACAAACCCGATACCAAAGTGAGTCTCATGCTCCAGTCCTACGTGGACAAAATTTACTTCTGGGCCAGCAGTCCGAATGACGTGAAGGTTGGCACTGAATGGCAGGAAGCGAGCTTCAGCTTCCGCACTCCTGCTTCTGGTGAGAGAGGTTACAACGCCGCGATGAAAGCCTTCAAGATACGAATCGATGTCCGTCAAGATAGCGGCACCGTCTTCGTGGATGATGTCAGCCTCGTAGAAGTGGAGACCATGGATGAATGGCAGTCCTGGCTTGCTTTGGGGATGGATAAAAACTCCAAAGTCGCCGATCCTCTCTTCGTTGATGCCACCAAAGACGACTATCGCCTGAAACCGGAGTCACCTGCCTTCAAACTCGGCTTCAAACCGATACCCGTGGAGAAGATCGGCCCTTACCAAAGCCCGCAACGTGTTACGTGGCCCATCAAAGAAGCCGAAGGTGCCCGCGAGAAGCCGCTGGTTTCCAATTGA
- a CDS encoding protein kinase, whose product MSEDASSPGTPSGPLAPGQYHGQGRFELVRKLGEGGMGQVWLAWDQRLNDSVALKFLPPEIRNDASSLDDMRRETLKSRKLSHPHIVRIHDLYESPGEPPFISMEFVDGDNLVTLRIHHPERCFTWEHLKPLVKQLCDALEYAHSEGVIHRDLKPGNMMVDRKGRLKLADFGIAATISESASRISVKHPNAGTLAYMSPQHLRGDPPKATDDIYALGATLYELLTSTPPYCRGDIIHQIESVPAKPLEDRLWELSIENPVPPDVSALILACLSKDPAQRPQSARAVAEWIGLGGTTAGQPRTLLEHTSARAGEVIEAEALSATTTAVPKPKRTALYTVISIVALLTILAGVWFAKQKSPPVEANKPVATEPVDTNDVSEPALEELKTVAGANIGSGRIDPAFRPGTGANDWIQSAALQPDGKIIIAGRFTQFNGKPRKYIARLLADGSVDESFHPGTGPDKDISQVILQPDGKLLIAGPFDRFNNLSRSGVARLNADGSLDMSFDPGTGGNKAGRRVLLQADGKIILTGFFNKFNGTSRNYLVRLNTDGSVDPDFNATGGPNDSVLSLCQMPDGRIWIGGEFTKVSGKESRHLALLGTNGALAEVSQAEGPVMELLALPDGMVMAGGGFNRIIGADRNNLARIKQPNALDRAHKLGSGFDGVVRCMTLLPDGGLLIGGEFNRVDTQARRGIARMNANGSINETMDAKLGGTGTVRAIALQPDGGVIVAGDFASSDGTNTTRITRILGASHAPGKITRSVGGSFPATSGWRDTGVDMQKGSIYEIVVTGEVQLSDGSFLNPDGQMLRPYKSDLTNQGKRGFDVAFPPGCLIGQIGDQKLTFFVGRHLRLIAPASGRLKLRTNANPAVPLRSNGQFAVWIRELDDLPFTDPDGRFEVSAKIDTADDLHLKPGALHWVHTGGGSLPGRRAGSNVPTLINEISWWPEWKGNTSAPLPFSDLMRDKKTMTVVVKMISRGQITVTQSDQALTVVRFDDSGNTAQTMRAIIGPSN is encoded by the coding sequence ATGTCGGAGGACGCATCATCACCGGGCACGCCGTCCGGGCCTTTAGCCCCGGGCCAATACCATGGTCAGGGCCGCTTTGAATTGGTCCGCAAACTTGGTGAAGGCGGCATGGGCCAAGTCTGGCTCGCGTGGGATCAACGCTTGAACGACAGCGTCGCCCTGAAATTCCTCCCGCCCGAGATCCGCAATGACGCCAGCTCCCTCGACGACATGCGGCGCGAGACCCTCAAGAGCCGCAAGCTCTCGCACCCGCACATCGTCCGCATCCACGACCTCTACGAGAGCCCCGGAGAACCGCCCTTCATCTCCATGGAATTCGTGGATGGCGATAACCTCGTCACCCTGCGCATCCACCATCCCGAGCGATGTTTCACCTGGGAACACCTGAAGCCTCTCGTCAAACAGCTCTGCGACGCCTTGGAATACGCTCACTCGGAAGGCGTCATCCATCGCGACCTGAAACCGGGCAACATGATGGTGGACCGCAAAGGACGGTTGAAGCTGGCAGATTTCGGCATCGCCGCTACCATCAGCGAATCCGCCAGCCGCATCTCTGTCAAACACCCAAACGCGGGCACGCTCGCCTACATGAGCCCGCAACACCTGCGCGGCGATCCCCCGAAAGCGACTGATGACATCTACGCCCTCGGCGCAACGCTCTACGAACTCCTCACCAGCACGCCACCGTATTGCCGCGGCGACATCATCCATCAGATCGAGTCCGTGCCCGCCAAGCCGCTGGAAGATCGCCTGTGGGAACTAAGCATCGAAAACCCCGTTCCACCCGATGTCTCCGCACTGATCCTTGCCTGCCTGTCCAAAGACCCCGCGCAACGTCCGCAAAGCGCACGCGCCGTCGCTGAATGGATCGGACTAGGCGGCACCACGGCTGGTCAACCGCGCACATTGCTGGAACACACCTCTGCTCGAGCGGGCGAAGTCATCGAAGCCGAAGCCCTGTCGGCAACCACCACTGCGGTGCCCAAACCAAAACGCACGGCGCTCTACACGGTCATCAGCATCGTCGCCCTGCTCACGATCCTCGCAGGCGTGTGGTTCGCGAAACAAAAATCACCTCCTGTCGAAGCGAACAAGCCCGTCGCGACTGAACCCGTGGACACGAACGATGTGTCCGAGCCCGCCCTTGAAGAACTCAAGACCGTGGCTGGTGCAAATATCGGTAGTGGCCGAATCGATCCCGCCTTCCGTCCCGGCACCGGCGCGAATGATTGGATCCAATCCGCCGCGCTGCAGCCTGATGGCAAAATCATCATCGCTGGCCGTTTCACCCAGTTCAACGGCAAGCCCCGCAAATACATTGCCCGCTTGCTCGCAGACGGTTCCGTGGATGAATCTTTCCATCCCGGCACCGGCCCGGACAAGGACATCTCTCAAGTCATCCTGCAACCCGATGGCAAGTTACTGATCGCCGGACCTTTCGATCGATTTAACAACCTCTCCCGCTCAGGCGTCGCCCGGCTCAATGCCGACGGTTCCCTCGACATGAGCTTTGATCCCGGCACCGGCGGAAACAAAGCCGGACGCCGCGTGCTCTTGCAAGCCGATGGAAAAATCATCCTCACCGGCTTCTTCAACAAGTTCAACGGAACATCGCGAAACTATCTCGTCCGTCTGAACACCGATGGCTCCGTCGATCCCGATTTCAACGCCACCGGCGGCCCGAACGACTCCGTGCTCTCACTCTGTCAGATGCCTGATGGTCGCATCTGGATCGGTGGTGAATTCACCAAAGTGAGCGGCAAGGAATCCAGGCACCTCGCCCTGCTGGGAACCAATGGCGCCCTCGCCGAAGTCTCCCAAGCTGAGGGACCGGTCATGGAGTTGCTCGCACTGCCCGATGGCATGGTGATGGCCGGTGGCGGCTTCAACCGCATCATCGGCGCAGACCGCAACAACCTGGCCCGTATCAAGCAGCCCAACGCACTCGACCGCGCGCACAAGCTGGGCAGTGGATTCGATGGCGTCGTCCGCTGCATGACTCTTCTCCCGGATGGAGGATTGCTCATCGGCGGCGAATTCAACCGCGTTGACACGCAAGCACGCCGTGGCATCGCCCGCATGAATGCGAATGGCAGCATCAATGAAACCATGGATGCCAAACTGGGCGGCACAGGAACAGTCCGCGCGATAGCATTGCAACCGGATGGCGGCGTGATCGTCGCCGGAGACTTCGCCTCATCCGACGGCACCAACACCACGCGCATCACCCGCATCTTGGGTGCCAGTCACGCACCCGGGAAAATCACCCGCTCCGTGGGCGGGAGTTTCCCCGCCACTTCTGGATGGCGTGACACTGGCGTAGACATGCAGAAAGGCTCCATCTACGAGATCGTGGTCACCGGCGAAGTGCAATTGAGCGATGGCTCATTCCTAAATCCCGATGGTCAAATGCTACGTCCCTACAAATCCGACCTCACCAATCAAGGCAAGCGCGGTTTTGATGTGGCTTTCCCTCCGGGCTGTCTTATCGGCCAGATCGGCGATCAAAAACTGACATTCTTCGTAGGCCGACATCTTCGTCTGATCGCTCCGGCCAGCGGCAGGCTCAAACTCCGCACTAATGCCAATCCTGCCGTTCCTCTGCGTTCCAACGGCCAGTTCGCCGTATGGATACGCGAATTGGATGATTTGCCTTTCACTGATCCCGATGGACGTTTCGAGGTATCAGCCAAGATCGACACCGCCGATGACCTGCATTTGAAACCTGGCGCACTGCACTGGGTTCATACCGGCGGCGGCTCTCTGCCCGGCCGCCGCGCCGGCAGCAATGTCCCCACCCTGATCAATGAAATTTCCTGGTGGCCGGAATGGAAAGGAAACACCTCCGCTCCCCTGCCATTTTCGGATCTGATGCGCGACAAAAAAACCATGACAGTCGTGGTGAAAATGATCAGTCGCGGCCAGATCACCGTGACTCAATCTGATCAGGCACTGACTGTCGTCCGTTTCGATGACAGCGGGAATACTGCCCAAACAATGCGTGCCATCATCGGCCCAAGCAATTGA
- a CDS encoding class I SAM-dependent rRNA methyltransferase, translating into MTPKPSSAVNPRSVASSIPKLPEDTLPVVLLRPGEADRVLAGHPWVYAASILRLTKPAEPGDVVQVKDHRQRFLGVGFYNPKSKINVRLLSHEREDINLAFFERRIRAALAIRQKHMPKATSFRVVNAESDFLSGLIVDKYEDVLVLQTSSLGMDMRKSEIIAALQRIFSPRAIVERNELASRKFEGLADANGIIAGHVEGDIDVKLNGLSFKTNPLGGHKTGLYLDQQANYQRVAEMSKGAHVLDCFSFLGGFAIHAAKEGAAHVHALDQSADAIKAATANAATNGVADKCVFEEANVFDWLKAQSTVGPNEKLLPKFDVIILDPPSFTRSRSTVEDALRGYKEIHLRALKLLKPGGTLATFCCSHHVDSTLFMDVILAAAFDAHKILRRTDTFSQSPDHPIIPSIAETEYLKGYAFELVR; encoded by the coding sequence ATGACGCCGAAACCTTCTTCTGCCGTGAATCCCCGTTCTGTGGCCTCCTCCATCCCCAAGCTGCCGGAGGATACGTTGCCGGTCGTCCTGTTGCGGCCCGGTGAGGCGGATCGCGTCTTGGCGGGGCATCCGTGGGTTTACGCCGCGTCCATCCTGCGCCTCACCAAGCCCGCTGAGCCGGGCGATGTGGTGCAGGTGAAGGATCATCGCCAGCGGTTCTTGGGCGTGGGCTTTTACAATCCCAAGTCCAAGATCAACGTGCGCCTGCTCTCCCATGAGCGCGAGGACATCAACCTCGCCTTCTTCGAGCGCCGCATCCGTGCCGCGCTGGCCATCCGCCAGAAGCACATGCCCAAGGCGACCTCCTTCCGCGTGGTGAATGCGGAGAGCGATTTCCTCAGCGGCCTGATCGTGGACAAGTATGAGGACGTGCTGGTGCTCCAGACTTCCTCGCTCGGCATGGACATGCGCAAGTCGGAGATCATCGCCGCGCTGCAACGCATCTTCTCCCCCCGCGCCATCGTGGAACGCAACGAGCTGGCCTCCCGCAAGTTCGAAGGTCTCGCGGACGCGAACGGCATCATCGCCGGCCATGTGGAAGGCGACATCGATGTGAAGCTCAACGGCCTGTCCTTCAAGACGAACCCCTTGGGCGGTCACAAGACGGGTCTCTACCTGGATCAACAGGCGAATTACCAGCGCGTGGCGGAGATGTCCAAGGGCGCGCACGTCCTGGATTGCTTCAGTTTCCTCGGCGGTTTCGCCATCCACGCCGCGAAGGAAGGCGCCGCGCACGTCCACGCGCTGGATCAAAGCGCCGACGCCATCAAGGCCGCCACGGCCAACGCCGCGACAAATGGTGTCGCGGATAAATGCGTCTTCGAAGAAGCGAACGTGTTCGATTGGCTCAAAGCGCAATCCACCGTGGGCCCGAACGAGAAGCTCTTGCCGAAGTTCGACGTGATCATCCTGGACCCGCCGTCCTTCACCCGCAGCCGTTCCACGGTGGAAGACGCCTTGCGCGGTTACAAAGAGATCCATCTGCGCGCGCTGAAACTCCTGAAGCCCGGTGGCACGCTCGCCACCTTCTGCTGCTCGCATCACGTGGACAGCACGCTCTTCATGGACGTGATCCTCGCCGCCGCGTTCGATGCCCACAAGATCCTGCGCCGCACGGACACCTTCAGCCAATCCCCCGACCACCCGATCATCCCGTCCATCGCCGAAACGGAATACTTGAAGGGGTATGCGTTCGAGCTAGTGCGGTAA